The Chryseobacterium sp. 52 genome includes a region encoding these proteins:
- a CDS encoding phytanoyl-CoA dioxygenase family protein, with amino-acid sequence MKLDDGKIKDYHEKGFLIFENMLNKDEIISLKDRILQFENHKDQSNVICEDDEIRSVFAPHKIFEEYDRLYRHKELINISSKLIDEEIYLYQYKINLKKPFVGKWWEWHQDFPYWKLDDGIENPDMVSVMIYLDDVDVCQGPLMIIPGTHKIGIEAFEKKDLDGDSLINSLNSNLKYTIDKQMIKEYADKNGIKTLSYGAGTAIFFHPNLFHASTGNLSPYTRDTVIITYNSLKNIPTVEAKRPEYICSRDFESLN; translated from the coding sequence ATGAAGTTAGATGACGGCAAAATTAAAGATTATCATGAAAAAGGGTTTTTGATATTTGAAAATATGCTCAATAAAGATGAAATCATTAGTCTCAAAGACAGGATACTGCAATTCGAAAATCATAAAGATCAGTCTAATGTTATTTGTGAAGACGACGAAATAAGATCTGTTTTTGCACCACATAAAATATTTGAAGAATACGACCGGCTCTACCGGCATAAGGAATTGATCAATATTTCTTCAAAACTGATTGATGAGGAGATTTATCTGTACCAATACAAAATTAACCTGAAAAAGCCTTTCGTAGGCAAATGGTGGGAATGGCATCAAGATTTTCCCTACTGGAAATTAGACGATGGTATTGAAAATCCTGATATGGTTTCGGTAATGATTTACCTTGATGATGTCGATGTTTGCCAAGGACCGTTGATGATCATTCCCGGTACACATAAAATAGGGATTGAAGCTTTCGAAAAGAAAGATCTGGATGGAGATAGTCTGATCAATTCCCTGAATTCAAATTTGAAATATACCATAGATAAACAGATGATTAAGGAATATGCTGATAAAAATGGGATCAAGACGCTGAGTTATGGTGCGGGGACGGCCATCTTTTTTCATCCCAATTTATTTCATGCCTCAACAGGAAATCTTTCTCCTTATACTAGGGATACGGTGATTATTACCTACAATAGCCTGAAAAACATCCCTACAGTTGAAGCCAAACGCCCGGAATATATTTGTTCGAGAGATTTCGAATCATTAAATTAA
- a CDS encoding cytochrome P450: protein MGNNKTEAELKHYEALRKQDSFQYSEAEGCYYVVKYSDVDTLLKSDNITVDFPFRASRQLFGKTILDSDDMGSAAIRKNLLPFFTRKAIDHYRELIIRPCIKSILSESTGARLEEVDFNLSVSQRIPTQIIISIFGIDLKYEEFIYSKLEKLVLYLDHPSNSFQEAMEAKKELLAFLDKCLLNEIEVNKNGFLSSVSREPFHNKEEMLSTCLMLLVAGMATTIASLNSLVLYVYEYRDYLKENSGDVEKMKLFVNEVIRMQPAVRETIRFVKDDFEYKDVSFVEHDLLKIILASANRDEEKFTDPNEFEYQKKRSLNCSFGKGKHFCIGSDLAIEELVIFIQEFMIFTDYYAVKIVESNEPPGTVIRMFKKIQLKLQADQP from the coding sequence ATGGGAAATAATAAAACCGAAGCAGAACTGAAACATTATGAAGCGCTTAGAAAACAGGATTCCTTTCAATATTCTGAGGCCGAAGGTTGCTATTATGTAGTAAAATACAGTGATGTGGATACGCTTTTAAAATCAGACAATATAACTGTGGACTTTCCTTTCCGTGCCAGTAGGCAGCTTTTTGGGAAAACCATACTCGATTCGGATGATATGGGAAGCGCAGCCATACGCAAGAATCTGTTGCCGTTCTTTACAAGAAAAGCAATAGACCATTACAGAGAGCTGATCATCAGGCCATGTATAAAATCGATTTTAAGCGAAAGTACTGGTGCGAGGCTTGAAGAAGTCGATTTTAACCTATCAGTATCGCAAAGAATTCCCACTCAGATCATTATTAGTATTTTTGGAATAGATTTGAAATATGAAGAATTTATATATTCAAAATTAGAAAAGCTGGTTTTGTATTTAGATCATCCGTCAAATTCCTTTCAGGAAGCAATGGAAGCTAAAAAAGAATTGCTCGCTTTCCTCGATAAATGCCTGCTCAATGAAATAGAAGTTAATAAAAACGGTTTCCTATCATCGGTCAGTCGAGAGCCTTTCCACAACAAGGAAGAAATGTTGAGCACCTGTCTGATGCTTTTGGTAGCCGGAATGGCAACAACTATCGCATCATTAAACAGTTTGGTGCTCTATGTATATGAATATAGAGATTATTTGAAAGAAAATAGTGGGGATGTCGAAAAAATGAAGCTTTTTGTCAATGAAGTCATCAGGATGCAGCCTGCCGTACGCGAAACGATCAGGTTTGTTAAAGACGATTTCGAATATAAAGACGTCTCCTTTGTCGAGCACGACTTGCTGAAAATCATCCTTGCCAGTGCAAATAGGGACGAAGAGAAATTCACGGATCCTAACGAGTTCGAATACCAGAAAAAGCGAAGTCTGAATTGCTCGTTTGGCAAAGGAAAGCACTTTTGCATCGGATCGGATTTGGCCATCGAAGAACTAGTGATCTTTATACAGGAATTCATGATTTTTACAGATTATTATGCTGTTAAAATCGTAGAAAGTAACGAACCTCCCGGAACCGTAATCAGGATGTTTAAAAAAATCCAGCTTAAATTGCAGGCTGATCAGCCTTAA
- a CDS encoding GrpB family protein, producing MKNSLKDLTKNDWNTLFPVVLVDHNPDWKHLYQKEKQKIVAGLGKEIILRIEHFGSTSISWIKAKPYIDIIIEVPKSLLFSEEVIDGFENIGYQYFKVPERGNIAAYMSFAKGYNLDGIEAQVYHIHVCSKENAMLCQIAFRDYLNANEAYAKEYEILKMTLAAKFKNDRGAYVLGKDDFVSKTMDLINKTTKETTSIFPTLTSTLSAEALGDFVKQKYGLDNQSNCKLFRTGINHTYFIESDKAKYVLRVYFRNWRSKQEILEEINLLNTLKSNDISISYPIADKNGNFIQEINAPEGMRYAVLFSFAEGGKIRFIDNETCAAIGSLMAKIHNVTLGKKVQRIDYNVVTMLQLPYMFANKIFPDTLEEMRFIKEQSIMISRAFEQIDTKYVKQGIIHLDIWYDNMSITDKNDITIFDFDFCGNGPLVFDVAYFCKQLFHIEVDKEIYEQKVESFLNGYKSIRSLSDQEMKLIPSAGAAIWIFYLGIQSQRFDWSNIFLSENYLKMYIGRMKSWLEYSIPFHEQK from the coding sequence ATGAAAAACAGTTTAAAAGATTTAACAAAAAATGATTGGAATACCCTGTTTCCAGTCGTATTGGTGGATCATAATCCAGATTGGAAACATCTCTATCAAAAAGAAAAACAAAAGATAGTTGCCGGGCTGGGAAAAGAAATTATTTTAAGAATTGAACACTTCGGTAGCACATCCATATCATGGATTAAAGCAAAGCCCTATATAGACATTATTATAGAAGTTCCGAAAAGTTTGCTCTTCAGCGAAGAGGTTATTGATGGCTTTGAAAATATAGGATACCAGTATTTTAAAGTCCCAGAACGGGGAAATATAGCTGCTTATATGTCGTTTGCGAAAGGTTATAATCTAGATGGTATCGAAGCACAGGTTTATCATATACATGTGTGTTCAAAAGAAAATGCGATGTTGTGTCAAATTGCATTTCGCGATTATTTAAATGCCAATGAGGCATATGCCAAAGAATATGAAATCCTGAAAATGACTCTCGCAGCTAAATTTAAAAATGACAGAGGTGCATATGTGCTTGGTAAAGATGATTTTGTAAGTAAGACAATGGATTTAATAAACAAGACAACAAAAGAAACCACAAGTATTTTTCCAACATTGACTTCTACTCTTTCAGCCGAAGCTTTGGGAGATTTTGTTAAACAAAAATATGGGCTAGACAATCAGAGCAACTGCAAATTATTCAGGACAGGTATCAATCATACTTATTTTATTGAGAGCGATAAAGCGAAATATGTGCTGCGGGTGTACTTCCGCAATTGGCGTTCCAAGCAGGAAATTCTTGAAGAAATTAATCTCTTGAATACTCTCAAAAGTAATGATATCAGTATCTCATATCCAATAGCTGATAAAAATGGAAATTTTATCCAAGAAATTAATGCACCGGAGGGAATGCGATACGCAGTACTTTTTTCTTTCGCAGAAGGTGGGAAAATCAGGTTTATTGATAATGAAACCTGCGCAGCCATTGGATCGTTAATGGCAAAAATACATAATGTGACACTAGGTAAAAAAGTACAACGGATAGATTACAATGTAGTGACAATGCTTCAGCTTCCCTATATGTTTGCAAATAAAATCTTTCCCGATACCTTAGAGGAAATGAGATTCATAAAAGAGCAAAGCATAATGATCAGCAGGGCTTTTGAACAAATAGATACTAAATATGTTAAGCAAGGCATCATCCATTTAGACATCTGGTATGATAATATGAGTATCACTGACAAAAATGATATCACAATTTTCGACTTTGATTTTTGCGGAAACGGCCCATTGGTCTTTGATGTTGCTTATTTTTGTAAACAGCTGTTTCATATTGAAGTAGACAAAGAAATATACGAACAAAAGGTGGAAAGCTTTTTAAATGGCTACAAAAGCATAAGAAGCTTATCAGATCAGGAAATGAAGCTAATTCCCAGTGCCGGTGCCGCTATTTGGATTTTCTACCTCGGCATTCAGTCGCAAAGGTTCGATTGGTCCAATATATTTTTAAGTGAAAATTACCTTAAAATGTATATCGGAAGAATGAAATCATGGCTTGAATACTCAATTCCGTTTCACGAACAGAAATAG